CTCGGGCAAGACGGCCGTCGTCTCCAACAAGCAGGGCGGCAGCGCGGACGACCTCAAGGGCTCCTTTGATCTGTCCGCCTTCGCGGGCGAGAAGGCCGCTGGCACTTGGACGCTCACCGTGCAGGACACGGCGCGCCAGGACACCGGCACCCTGAAGAGCTGGGGCCTCAGCATCACCCCCAAGGGCGAGCAGCCGCCTCCTCCGCCTCCGGCCTCGGAGGACTCGGATCCGATGAAGCACATCGAGTACCTGGCCTCGGACGCGCTGCAGGGCCGCGACAGTCCCTCGGACGGGCTGAGCGCTGCGTCAGAGTACGTGAAGCAGCTGGCCCAGAAGTACGGCCTCACCGGCCCCAACACCCACAACCCGAGCGATCCGTTCCAGCAGAAGTTCCAAGTGTTCTCCTTCGCCAACGAGAACGCGGCGCGCGGCCAAGCGGTCTGGGGCGAGCACGGGGCCCACAAGGAGTTCGGGCACGAGATGTTCCAGGAGGGCTTCTACCTGGACGAGAACATGCCCGCGGAGACCCGCGAGGTGCTCACCCGCAAGTACGAGGAGACGATGAAGGCGTCCGGCCAGACGCTGGCGCCGCGCTCCGGCCCGATGACGGTGGATCAGCTGCGACAGGTCTCCGAGGCGGGTCCCATGGCGCAGAACACCATGGCCATGCTCCAGGGCACCGGTCCCCACAAGGACGAGGTCATCGTGGTGATGGCCCACCTGGACCACATCGGCACGGGCCGCGACGGCAAGGTGAACAACGGCGCGGACGACAACGCGTCTGGCAGCGCGGTGCTGATGGCCTCCATCCCGGAGCTCGTCGAGGCGCAGAAGCGCGGCGAGCTGGACCGCTCGGTGCTGTTCGTGTGGACGGGCGCCGAGGAGAAGGGGCTCGTGGGCTCGCAGTACTTCGTAGACCACCCCATCCCGGGCCTGGGGCTCGACAAGATCTCCGGCGTGGTCAACATGGACATGGTGGGCCGGTGGGATGATCAGCGGCTGTCCATCGTCGACACCAACTCGCGCGGCCAGGCCAACTACTTCCGCGACGTCGTCAACCAGGCCAACCAGAAGCTCGCGGATCCGTTCGACCGGCTCAACCAGGACATCAACCAGTACCGCGACCGGCAGGATGGCGCCGTCTTCACGCGCAAGGGCGAGGACGTGCTCTTCATGTTCGAGGGGCTCTCCAACCCCAACGGCGGCGGCAGCCTGAACCCGGACTACCACCAGCCCACGGACGACATCGACAAGATCATCCGCGACAACGGCGGCAACAAGCCGCGCCGGGTGAAGGACCTGATGGTCAACGTCATCCAGCTCGCCGCCAACCGCCAGGCCCCCGCCGCTTGACGCCCCACACGGCCGGAGTGCTCACCGGATCGGAGCCAGCCCCTCGCGGGGCGGCTCCTCCACCTCACGCGAGCGCTGCGCGGGCGGGGTGCTTCCGATGCTCCAGTGGAACAGGGGGACTCCCTTGAGCAGCTGTCCGATCACCCAGGGCCCCACGTAACCCGCGAGGATGCCCACGCCCACGTGCAGCGCGACGATGGGCTGCGCGTGCCACCGATCCAGCGCCACGCGCGCGCCCACCACGAAGTAGAGGTGGAACAGGTAGATGACCATGCTGAGGGAGCCCACGCCCAGCAGCCGGCTCCAGCTCTCCTTCCACAGGCCGCCCCGCGCCGCGCCGCGCTGGCGCAGGAAGACGACGAGTGAGAACAGCATGCAGAAGCCCAGCGGCCCGTTGATGGTGCGGGTCCACTCGTACTGCTCGAGGGGCAGCACCACATAGACGAGCGAGAGGAGCGCGAAGAAGCCCGCCGGAACCAGCGCCTGGAGCGACACGGACTGCCGCGAGAGCCAGCGGCTGGTGGGGGCCAGCCACGGGTAGACGCACAGCCCCAGGCCGAAGAAGCGGTTCCAGTACAGGATCAGATCCACGTACTCCGCCACGGCCCCGTGAGTGGTCTCCACCCAGAGGGTCGCCAGCTCATACAGGACGATGGAGGCGCCCACGTAGACCGCCCCGCTCCAGCGGCCGAGCTGGGGCTCGGCGTACTTGCGGAACAGCCAGGAGATCAGCGTGCAGCCGATCAGCGCGTGCACGAACCAGAAGATGGAGTACGGCGGGAACCACGTGCCCGGCACCTGGCTCAGCAGCCCGAGCCACCCCTGCAGGCCCTGGGGCTTGGCGCGCAGCAGCTCCTGCGTCACGAACAGGATCGGCGCCCACACCAGCATCGGCACCAGCAGCTTGTTCAGCTTCTTGCGCAGGAAGAGACCCAGCGAGGTGTCCGCGCGCCCGAAGGCCGCTACCGCCACCCCCGAGCCCATCAACATCACCGCCATGTTGAAGCTGTGGATGATGTCGTTGACCACCCGCAGATCCATCCGGTCCGCGGCGAACAGCTTGCGCACTCCGTGCACCGCGTCGACACCCAGCACGTGGACCACCACCACGAACAGGATGCCAATACCCCGCATGCAGAACAGGTCGGTGGAGAGCGTCTGATTGTCTTGGCGGCTAGAGGGCATGCCGATCCCC
The nucleotide sequence above comes from Hyalangium minutum. Encoded proteins:
- a CDS encoding M28 family peptidase, with the protein product MTSPSGKTAVVSNKQGGSADDLKGSFDLSAFAGEKAAGTWTLTVQDTARQDTGTLKSWGLSITPKGEQPPPPPPASEDSDPMKHIEYLASDALQGRDSPSDGLSAASEYVKQLAQKYGLTGPNTHNPSDPFQQKFQVFSFANENAARGQAVWGEHGAHKEFGHEMFQEGFYLDENMPAETREVLTRKYEETMKASGQTLAPRSGPMTVDQLRQVSEAGPMAQNTMAMLQGTGPHKDEVIVVMAHLDHIGTGRDGKVNNGADDNASGSAVLMASIPELVEAQKRGELDRSVLFVWTGAEEKGLVGSQYFVDHPIPGLGLDKISGVVNMDMVGRWDDQRLSIVDTNSRGQANYFRDVVNQANQKLADPFDRLNQDINQYRDRQDGAVFTRKGEDVLFMFEGLSNPNGGGSLNPDYHQPTDDIDKIIRDNGGNKPRRVKDLMVNVIQLAANRQAPAA
- a CDS encoding acyltransferase family protein, which codes for MPSSRQDNQTLSTDLFCMRGIGILFVVVVHVLGVDAVHGVRKLFAADRMDLRVVNDIIHSFNMAVMLMGSGVAVAAFGRADTSLGLFLRKKLNKLLVPMLVWAPILFVTQELLRAKPQGLQGWLGLLSQVPGTWFPPYSIFWFVHALIGCTLISWLFRKYAEPQLGRWSGAVYVGASIVLYELATLWVETTHGAVAEYVDLILYWNRFFGLGLCVYPWLAPTSRWLSRQSVSLQALVPAGFFALLSLVYVVLPLEQYEWTRTINGPLGFCMLFSLVVFLRQRGAARGGLWKESWSRLLGVGSLSMVIYLFHLYFVVGARVALDRWHAQPIVALHVGVGILAGYVGPWVIGQLLKGVPLFHWSIGSTPPAQRSREVEEPPREGLAPIR